The Methylobacterium currus genome contains a region encoding:
- a CDS encoding capsular polysaccharide biosynthesis protein, with amino-acid sequence MDRGKLKRLWPRMPSESEGPGPRRSRRLGSEPTSRRVRLSDRWDEGFLRLGDARPERAMSYIIDGLGIHYDATAPSELEVMLEEGGWESDELIARARAGIARLREGRLSLDNDPRRRDLPARADATRRRVVIVDQAVGDPTVGFGLAGASAFVAMLAAAAADAPEAERLVVMDPAARIGRRGHIDAAAAEAAGARLVSDPVTAWSVAEGCDRVYVVSAHAGFEAALAGTPVTCFGLPFYAGWGFTDDRLHLPRRTRRRKPADVFAAAYLVCSRYFDPYTGAPARFEDAVATLDLVASRWRENAVPTLCVGFSAWKRDWITKTLSAPGFRPVVRRGDAPVTAGELAEVRRVVTWASRMPPDTESACREAGVPLLRMEDGFLRSIGLGVALRPGASHVLDATGVYYDATGPSDLERLLETGTFPADLLARAARLREAVVAARVSKYNVGSAAIPAMPRPGPVVLVAGQVENDASIRLGGATVSGNAALLRLARERNPGAVIAFKPHPDVEAGLRPGWVPPDALAAHADVVLRDVSAIDAIEAADRVEVVTSLIGFEALLRGKAVTTHGLPFYAGWGLTEDPGCPRRTRRLTLDELVAGALILYPRYVDPRTGLPCPPEVMVQRLAEGDPELARRALTPEALLKQVWSLVWRRVLRRG; translated from the coding sequence ATGGATCGCGGCAAGCTGAAGCGGTTGTGGCCCCGGATGCCGTCGGAGTCGGAGGGCCCCGGTCCCCGACGCTCGCGGCGCCTGGGCAGCGAGCCGACCTCGCGGCGGGTGCGCCTGAGCGACCGCTGGGACGAAGGCTTCCTGCGGCTCGGCGACGCCCGTCCCGAGCGCGCGATGAGCTACATCATCGACGGGCTCGGCATCCATTACGATGCCACGGCGCCGAGCGAGCTCGAGGTCATGCTCGAGGAGGGCGGCTGGGAATCGGACGAGCTCATCGCCCGCGCCCGGGCCGGCATCGCGCGCCTGCGCGAGGGGCGGCTCAGCCTCGACAACGACCCGCGCCGCCGCGACCTGCCGGCGCGGGCGGACGCCACCCGCCGGCGGGTGGTGATCGTCGATCAGGCCGTCGGCGACCCGACGGTCGGGTTTGGGCTCGCCGGCGCCAGCGCCTTCGTGGCGATGCTGGCGGCCGCGGCCGCGGATGCGCCCGAGGCCGAGCGCCTGGTGGTGATGGATCCGGCCGCGAGAATCGGCCGGCGCGGCCATATCGACGCGGCGGCGGCGGAAGCGGCCGGCGCCCGCCTGGTGAGCGATCCCGTCACCGCCTGGTCGGTGGCCGAGGGGTGCGACCGCGTCTACGTCGTCTCGGCCCATGCCGGCTTCGAGGCAGCGCTCGCGGGCACGCCCGTGACCTGCTTCGGCCTGCCCTTCTATGCCGGCTGGGGCTTCACCGACGACCGGCTGCACCTGCCCCGGCGCACCCGCCGGCGCAAGCCGGCAGACGTCTTCGCCGCCGCCTACCTGGTCTGCTCGCGCTACTTCGATCCCTATACGGGGGCACCCGCCCGGTTCGAGGACGCGGTGGCGACCCTCGATCTCGTCGCGTCGCGCTGGCGCGAGAACGCGGTGCCGACCCTCTGCGTCGGCTTCTCGGCCTGGAAGCGGGACTGGATCACCAAGACCCTGTCGGCGCCGGGCTTCCGCCCGGTCGTCCGCCGCGGCGATGCGCCGGTGACGGCGGGCGAGCTCGCGGAGGTCCGGCGCGTCGTGACCTGGGCCAGCCGGATGCCGCCGGACACCGAATCCGCCTGCCGCGAGGCGGGCGTGCCGCTCCTGCGCATGGAGGACGGCTTCCTGCGCTCGATCGGACTCGGGGTCGCCCTGCGGCCGGGCGCCTCGCACGTCCTCGACGCCACCGGCGTCTACTACGATGCCACGGGTCCGAGCGACCTCGAGCGCCTGCTCGAGACCGGGACCTTCCCGGCCGATCTCCTCGCCCGGGCGGCGCGTCTCCGCGAGGCGGTGGTCGCGGCGCGGGTGAGCAAGTACAATGTCGGCAGCGCCGCGATCCCGGCGATGCCGCGGCCCGGACCGGTGGTGCTGGTCGCCGGCCAGGTCGAGAACGACGCCTCGATCCGCCTCGGCGGTGCGACCGTCTCGGGCAATGCCGCGCTCCTGCGCCTCGCCCGGGAGCGCAATCCCGGTGCCGTGATCGCCTTCAAGCCGCATCCGGACGTCGAGGCGGGCTTGCGTCCCGGCTGGGTGCCGCCGGACGCGCTCGCCGCCCATGCCGACGTCGTATTGCGCGACGTTTCGGCGATCGACGCGATCGAGGCGGCGGACCGGGTCGAGGTCGTGACCTCGCTGATCGGCTTCGAGGCGCTGCTGCGTGGCAAGGCCGTGACCACCCACGGCCTGCCCTTCTATGCCGGCTGGGGCCTGACCGAGGATCCGGGCTGCCCCCGCCGCACCCGCCGCCTGACGCTCGACGAGCTGGTGGCCGGCGCCCTCATCCTCTACCCGCGCTACGTCGACCCGCGGACCGGCCTGCCCTGCCCGCCCGAGGTCATGGTGCAGCGCCTCGCCGAGGGCGACCCGGAGCTGGCGCGCCGCGCCCTCACCCCCGAGGCCCTGCTCAAGCAGGTCTGGTCTCTGGTCTGGCGCCGCGTGCTGCGGCGGGGGTGA
- a CDS encoding SDR family NAD(P)-dependent oxidoreductase, translated as MPVILITGASSGIGAALAQHYAAPGTTLILNARGAERLEAVAEACRRKGATVETRALDVRDREGVRAWIDDVAGRHGLDLVIANAGVNGGHPDGGLETEETAFLVLDVNLMGALNVALPAVARMAARGSGQIALISSLAAYAPLPDAPAYSGTKAALLAHGLALREKLAPKGVRMNVVCPGYVKTAMGADYEGWRPLEMSAEAAAKRIAKGLVRDEAVIAFPAALAAAARGAALIPESWRRLGMRGFSFRMSERQQR; from the coding sequence TTGCCCGTCATCCTGATCACCGGCGCTTCGAGCGGCATCGGCGCGGCCCTGGCGCAGCATTACGCCGCCCCCGGCACGACCCTGATCCTGAATGCCCGCGGGGCCGAGCGCCTGGAGGCGGTGGCCGAGGCCTGCCGGCGCAAGGGCGCCACGGTCGAGACCCGGGCCCTCGACGTGCGCGACCGGGAGGGCGTGCGGGCCTGGATCGACGACGTGGCCGGGCGCCACGGCCTCGACCTCGTCATCGCCAATGCGGGGGTCAATGGCGGTCACCCGGACGGGGGGCTCGAGACCGAGGAGACCGCCTTCCTGGTCCTCGACGTGAACCTGATGGGCGCCCTCAACGTGGCGCTTCCCGCCGTCGCCCGGATGGCGGCGCGGGGCAGTGGCCAGATCGCGCTGATCTCCTCCCTCGCGGCCTACGCGCCGCTGCCGGACGCGCCGGCCTATAGCGGCACCAAGGCGGCGCTCCTCGCCCACGGCCTCGCTCTGCGCGAGAAGCTGGCGCCGAAGGGCGTGCGGATGAACGTGGTCTGCCCCGGCTACGTGAAGACCGCGATGGGGGCCGATTACGAGGGCTGGCGCCCGCTCGAGATGAGCGCCGAGGCGGCGGCGAAGCGCATCGCCAAGGGCCTGGTCCGCGACGAGGCGGTGATCGCCTTCCCGGCGGCGCTCGCCGCGGCGGCGCGGGGCGCCGCGCTGATCCCGGAATCCTGGCGGCGCCTCGGCATGCGCGGCTTCAGCTTCCGGATGAGCGAGCGCCAGCAGCGCTGA
- a CDS encoding formyltransferase family protein, whose amino-acid sequence MAPVRIALFTLEALPNARAVRRFVADHAARIAFVGLSDPERPSTGGLTGQVRRHLARSGPGFLPYLAVNFGLPDLARGLAPATQALSGSRDVPEATPLRTLCRRLGLPHATITDVNGPQVTGFLRQHRADLILSFHFDQIFDAATLAAAPKGGLNVHPSLLPRHRGPVPTLHALLEDRPDFGVTVHRLAPAIDAGGILAQAPVALPEGVTASRAAVLLHEAGRPLLEGVLAEAERAGALPEGRRVPVLPYCGFPTPAQLRDLKRRGRRLVDAGDLREALSLSLKP is encoded by the coding sequence ATAGCCCCGGTGCGGATCGCCCTGTTCACCCTCGAGGCCCTGCCCAATGCCCGGGCTGTGCGCCGCTTCGTCGCCGACCATGCCGCGCGGATCGCCTTCGTGGGCCTGTCCGACCCCGAGCGGCCGAGCACCGGCGGGCTGACCGGCCAGGTGCGGCGCCACCTCGCGCGCTCCGGGCCCGGCTTCCTGCCCTACCTCGCGGTGAATTTCGGCCTGCCCGACCTTGCCCGGGGCCTCGCTCCCGCGACGCAGGCGCTCTCCGGCAGCCGCGACGTGCCGGAGGCGACGCCCCTGCGCACCCTGTGCCGGCGCCTCGGCCTGCCGCACGCCACCATCACCGACGTGAACGGGCCGCAGGTAACCGGATTCTTGCGCCAGCACCGGGCCGACCTGATCCTGTCTTTCCACTTCGACCAGATCTTCGACGCCGCGACCCTCGCGGCGGCCCCGAAGGGGGGCCTCAACGTCCATCCTTCACTGCTGCCGCGCCATCGCGGCCCGGTGCCGACCCTGCACGCGCTGCTGGAGGACAGGCCGGATTTCGGCGTCACCGTGCACCGGCTAGCGCCGGCGATCGATGCCGGGGGGATCCTGGCGCAAGCGCCGGTGGCGCTGCCCGAGGGCGTCACCGCCTCGCGGGCAGCCGTGCTGCTGCACGAGGCCGGGCGGCCGCTGCTGGAAGGTGTGCTGGCGGAAGCGGAGCGGGCGGGCGCATTGCCGGAGGGGCGGCGCGTCCCGGTCCTGCCCTATTGCGGCTTCCCGACACCGGCGCAGCTGCGCGACCTGAAGCGGCGGGGCCGGAGGCTCGTCGATGCCGGGGATCTGCGGGAGGCCTTGAGCCTGTCGCTCAAGCCGTAG
- a CDS encoding aminotransferase class I/II-fold pyridoxal phosphate-dependent enzyme, with translation MSHGSSNGAGGREALAGFVAARLGKAPVRPAPARPAPKPALAQAQSFDSLPAYKELKLQRSAADLIGLGNPFFRVHDAKAGATTRIDGRAFTNFSSYDYLGLNGHPEVNAAAQAALATYGTSSSASRIVAGERPGHLTLEKALAAHYGTEACVVMVSGHATNVATIAALLEPGDVIYHDALIHNSVVTGAQLSGAQRRSFAHNDLQALESLLHATRHEHRRALIVIEGLYSMDGDAPDLAGVVALKERYGAWLMVDDAHGLGVLGQDGHGLHEHCDVPPGSVDIWMGTLSKTLSSCGGYIAGAAALVELLKCTAGGFVYSVGLSPPLAAAATASLALMQREPERVARLRRNGALFLATARERGLDTGTSLGLAVVPVILGDSLKAVTLSDRLFKRGINVQPIIHPAVPERSSRLRFFITSEHSPEQIRETVTVLADELDELNQGGSLVERLMSRRA, from the coding sequence ATGAGCCACGGATCCTCCAACGGCGCGGGCGGGCGCGAGGCCCTGGCGGGCTTCGTCGCCGCCCGTCTCGGCAAGGCTCCGGTCCGTCCGGCGCCGGCCCGTCCGGCGCCCAAGCCCGCCCTCGCCCAGGCCCAGAGCTTCGACAGCCTGCCGGCCTACAAGGAGCTGAAGCTCCAGCGCTCCGCGGCCGACCTGATCGGCCTCGGCAACCCGTTCTTCCGCGTCCACGACGCCAAGGCCGGCGCCACGACGCGGATCGACGGGCGCGCCTTCACCAACTTCTCGTCCTACGACTATCTCGGGCTCAACGGCCATCCGGAGGTGAACGCGGCGGCGCAAGCGGCGCTCGCCACCTACGGCACCTCGTCCTCGGCCAGCCGGATCGTCGCCGGCGAGCGCCCGGGCCACCTCACCCTCGAGAAGGCGCTCGCCGCCCATTACGGCACCGAGGCCTGCGTGGTGATGGTGAGCGGGCACGCCACCAACGTGGCGACCATCGCGGCCCTGCTCGAGCCCGGCGACGTGATCTATCACGACGCCCTGATCCACAACTCCGTGGTCACCGGCGCGCAGCTGTCGGGCGCCCAGCGCCGCAGCTTCGCCCATAACGACCTCCAGGCCCTCGAATCGCTGCTGCACGCGACCCGCCACGAGCATCGCCGGGCGCTGATCGTGATCGAGGGCCTCTACAGCATGGACGGGGACGCCCCCGACCTTGCCGGTGTCGTCGCCCTCAAGGAGCGCTACGGCGCCTGGCTGATGGTGGACGACGCCCACGGCCTCGGCGTGCTGGGCCAGGACGGCCACGGCCTGCACGAGCATTGCGACGTGCCCCCCGGCAGCGTCGACATCTGGATGGGCACGCTGTCGAAGACGCTGTCCTCCTGCGGCGGCTACATCGCGGGTGCCGCGGCGCTGGTCGAACTGCTGAAATGCACCGCGGGCGGCTTCGTCTACTCGGTCGGCCTGTCGCCGCCGCTGGCCGCCGCCGCCACCGCCTCGCTGGCGCTGATGCAGCGCGAGCCGGAGCGGGTGGCGCGCCTGCGCCGCAACGGCGCCCTGTTCCTCGCGACCGCCCGCGAGCGCGGCCTCGATACCGGCACCAGCCTCGGCCTCGCCGTGGTCCCGGTGATCCTCGGCGATTCGCTCAAGGCCGTGACCCTGTCCGACCGGCTGTTCAAGCGCGGCATCAACGTGCAGCCGATCATCCACCCGGCGGTGCCGGAACGCTCGTCGCGCCTGCGCTTCTTCATTACCTCCGAGCATAGCCCTGAGCAGATCCGCGAGACCGTGACGGTGCTCGCCGACGAGCTCGACGAGCTGAACCAGGGCGGCTCGCTGGTCGAGCGGCTGATGTCGCGGCGGGCGTGA